A window of the Candidatus Goldiibacteriota bacterium genome harbors these coding sequences:
- a CDS encoding DUF192 domain-containing protein, translating into MFKKTMPEYGVLFFPGCGSVHTFFMRFNLDIIMTDKNFVVLNYAEAVKPFRFFITAGAKHTFEAREGFVKENKIKKGDKISIHEKTN; encoded by the coding sequence ATGTTCAAAAAAACCATGCCGGAATACGGGGTTTTATTTTTTCCCGGCTGCGGTTCAGTCCACACTTTCTTTATGCGGTTTAACCTGGACATAATAATGACGGATAAAAATTTTGTGGTTTTAAATTATGCCGAAGCGGTTAAACCTTTCAGGTTTTTTATTACTGCCGGCGCAAAACATACTTTTGAAGCGCGTGAAGGGTTTGTAAAAGAAAATAAGATAAAAAAAGGGGATAAAATCAGTATTCATGAAAAAACAAACTAA